The window CCACCTTTTGCTGCCACTGGCCCAGCTCAGTGTCCCCCTGTTGAGCTCAGGCAATGGGCATGGGGTGGATGCCTCCCACCACGGAGTTGCAGGCAGGGCTTACCTCTGCcctcctggcagctgctgccactccTGCTCCCCCAGGTCTGGACAGCTGTAAACGGATGTTACCCAACGCCTCCATCctcctttcagaaaacaggacgctggggagggagggggtgacTGGCTGGGGGCTCCTTACTGGGGAGGTCAACCCCCCTTTTTTGGACCTTGACGGGATGAGAAGCAGACAAACCATCTGAGAGCAACTGAGCTGCTGGAAGTGCCCAAGATGGACCCTCCTGGGTCCCCCaagcccagcaggcaggggcagagggcagggaaggaggcaaGAGGGATGAATCCGTTTCCTCAGCCATGCTGCAAGGGTTTTTTGGGGCAAGGGGCTTTCTCCCTGGCCAACATATTAAACAACACCCACTCATGCCCCATTGGaggctgtgtctgcagcagaaGGTTGTAGCCCTCGGAGTTCAACCAACAGGGATCAAGTGGTGGCTGCTGGTGCCATTCCTGGCTGGCCAGGTGTGCCAGATGCACTTGACCCCGTAACGAAACTTGCGGTTGTTTGGTTCAGGCTCTAAAAGAGGTAAAGGCTGAAGCTGCACCCGAGCCAAGAACTTCTCTAGATCCAGTCTGTTCTCTGAAAACCCAGTGACAGAGCAAGCATCAACGCACATGAGCCCAGAACATGGATCATGTGATTAACACATGAAAAGTGTGTGGCTTTTCCAAGATTAATTTATCAAGGAACAAAGACAGTCGTGGGTACAAGGAGTCTCACACTCACCTTTCCTGTTGCATGCAGTTTGACTACCAGCCAACCACTTTATCCCATGACGGCCTGAGTGAGCCTTCTTTGAGCCCCTTGCGCTAAGCAGGCTGGCTGCGGGGCAGCGATCTTCCCCCGGAGCTGGGATGCCCTCAAGGCTGCTCCTCGGGGCAGAGacctttccccagcagcagatCTTTGGTTAGCAGCTGGTACCATGCAGGAAGTCATAGTATATTACATTAACTCCGGTTCGTGCCTTGGTAACTTTTTGTCTTGGTAACTTGGACGCTGAATCACGGTTAAAATGACCGCACAGTACGCTAACAGAGCAAACACTGAACTTTGTTAAATCGCACTTTTACAACATCACATTAAAACCACTTTTGCTGATACCTCAGGCAGCATTCTTTAAATGATCTAAATCGCCCGCTTGTGACACTGGGTCACAAGAGCAGCACGGCTAGGCCAGGGCACACCGTGCCCCTCGAACCAcgacccccagccccagtgagAGGGCAGCCCCGGTGCCCCGGGGGAAAAGGGGGTGACCCCGGCGCCGGCTTCAGGCCGCAGGCAGCAGAACGGCGTGGAGGCCCCTGCGGAGGCCGCTCCGTCCCTACCCAGTCGGGCGGGAGAGCCTGGGCTGGCCCCCGAGCGCACCCGGCCCCACCAGGGCACGGCAGGGGTGGCGTGGGAGCTGCCACCCCGCACCAGCGCCCGTCCCCACCCGCCACACCGGCCGCCACGACACCCGTCCCGCACGCACCCCACGAGACAGATTTAAACGGCAACCTGCCGCACCAATCACCGCCCGCGCCggccggccgcccgccccgccccgcccccttCGCAAGCCCGCCCTTCTATTGGTGGCCGGGGCCGAATTTTAAATCTTGCCGCCCTCACCTTAGCAACCGTATCTTACCCTCTCGCCGATTGGCCGTATTCGGCACCGCCTCGTTCTCTGATTGGGCAGCGCTCGGCCAGTGCTGGCCTGCCGCTGCCGTCCTGCTACTTTCAAAAGAGCCGGAGCCGGCTGCGGGTGGCAGTGCAGGTGAGTGCAGcgctgtggggggctggggtcTCTCCCGGGAGGGATCATATCACCCTCTACCACCTGCCCGAGCTCGGTATCGTGCCGTTGCCCCCTATAGGCTTGTTGTCGTTCGCGtaccccttcccccccgcctCGGCTCGTTTCAGGGGGTCCTGGCGGGGGGTGGTGTGGAGAcccctgtgctgggagccccTGCTCCTCTGGGGTGCAGAGGTGTCCCTCGGCCTAGTTTCCCCCCGGTGTTGGGAGCGTAAGGGAGCGGGAGCCCTTACATCCTTCTCCagggggcagggagctgccccCTCAGCCTCTCAGCAGGGTGCTTCTGGTGAGGGTGGTGGGGCTCCGTGTTCCCCCCTCCCGGAGGAGCAGCGCGGCGGCCCTTCCTTGCACCCTCCCCGGGGCTGCCTcaggggggggctgggggtctgTCCCTGCTGCACTCCCCGTCCTAGGAGGGACAGCTGCCCCGTCCTCCCCCAGCCCTTGAGGCTGTCCCTGGGGGCAGGTAGCTGCCTGCATcaagccctgctctgctcccagttTGCTGACAGAGGCCGAGGGAGAGGATGTCGTCACGCAATGCCAAGATGCTGACcaccaggcagctctgcacaggcaaggtgggctctgctgcagagaatGCCAACCCTGAGAAGGTGAGTCCCAAGCCAGGCAAGGGGTGTGGTTGAGGTTCCTGTGGGGGAGCTGTGCCCCCATCTTCTAACAACCTTTATTGCAGGAGGAGAACTGTCAAGCCAAGAGGTCTCCATCATCACCCCAGGGCGGGCCCAAGAAGAGGTCGGCATTTGGGGACATCACCAATGTGAGTGCttctggtggggtgggggtttggGTGCTCCCTGCGAGCCCACCATGGGAATGGGGCTAGGTGTCCCCTCCAGCACGCAGAGCAGGGGGTGTCCCATGCCCTGTCCACTGGAAAAAACGTCTCCCTGTGGGGTATACCTTGCTTCCCTCTGTGTACCTATTTGTGTACCCCTGTTCTGTCCCCAACAGGCTCACAAGAACCATGGGGtggcagggaagaaggaggCTGTGAAAGTGGCACCGCACAAGGCACAGAGGGCCCAtgctgccctgggggtggcCAAGAACAATGAGATCAACCTGAAAAAGTGAGTGTATGGGGACAGATACTGGGGCAGAGAGGATACTTCAGGGCCAGCACCTGCAAACCTGTCCCATGGGGAAGAACGAGCAGTGGTAGAGGCTTCCTTTGGGTGATGGAGACCATGAGCCAGGTGGGGAGGGTAGACAGTAGATAAAATGGCCTCCAGATGCATCAGGGAAGCTTAATTGGGTATTGGGAAAAGCTTCTTCAtcaaaagggttgtcaagcactggaacaggctgctcagggaaatggtggagtcaccatccctggcaGGATTTAAAAGACGTAGATGTGACACTcggggacatggtttaatggtgggCACGGCAATGCTGGGTTAagggttggactaaatgatTCTAAGGGTCTCTATTGGGATATTTTAGGGGTGGTTTAGTCCCTTTCTGAAGCAGCAAGGGCTCTGAAGAACCCCTTTCAGCCAGGAGATGTGGCTTCCTGCCAGCAATGATTTATGCTCTTGTCCTGTCCAGGTCACTGAAGAAAACTCCCCCAAGAGAGGCCCCCACAGAGCCCAAGACGGACCATGTGCCAGCAGAGACAGCGCCTGTGCAGGTACCAAAGCCCTCTGAGGAGAGGGTGGGGAACCTGGGCTGTAGTCTGGCCTCCCTGTCTCATCCTGATGATGCTGGTctatggctgctgctggtgataCCAGGGCACCAGGCAGTTCTTTGGTCCTTGGAGATACTTGGGCCAGTGTAATGGGAAGCTGGGGAGTGGTGTAAACCACCCTATCTTCTTCCTTCAAAAGATCTCCTGTGGGAAAGAGTGGGGTGGGGGCTACAGGGTGATGGGGGCAGATAGGGAGTTGAGGTGCAGCAGCCTTGCTCTGAAGGGGTGACCAGCACTCACAGAGCTCAGGGCCTCCCCCTTACCACTGCCTCCATCCCACCAGGTACCAGCAGTGGAGGACATAGACAAGGAGCAGCTGGGTGACCCCTATGCCAATGCAGAGTATGCCAAGGATATCTTTGAATACATGCGGGGAAGAGAGGTGGGTGATGTCTGGCCAGGGAATGTGTGACTGTGCAGGCAGGGCTACCCACTGCCCAGAGGCTCTGAGCACCTGGTGGGGACCTGCATGTGGTGGGAGGGGCCTCATTTGAGGACAGTGATGTCTGGTAAGTCCCTGACAGCTGGTGCCTTGGCAGGAGAAATTCATGCTCCCCGACTACATGGAGAAGCAGCCAGACATCAGCAGGGACATGCGTGCCATCCTGGTGGACTGGATGGTGGAGGTGCAGGTATAtgggcatggggagggggcatggccttctgcagagcagcccccaCCCTGCATGTGGGACCTCAGTAAGCATACTGCAGAGGCTCCTGCAAGTGTCTCCAGTGTAGACCTgatccttccccttcccaggcTGAGGACAAGCCCACATCCCTTCCATCTGAGCATGGCCCTGGGGGCACTTCTGGCCCCTCTGAGAGaacctggggtggggggaggagggccTGGCTTCTGTCTGACACCCCtttctgctccccccccccccccccccccccccccccccccgtgtccTTGCAGGAGAACTTTGAGCTGAACCATGAGACGCTATACCTGGCTGTGAAGCTGGTGGACCACTACCTGGTGGAGGTGGTGAGCATGAGGGACAAGCTGCAGCTCATTGGCTCCACCGCCATCCTCATTGCCTCCAAATTTGAGGTGACTCCTTGTGCACTGTCTTGGCGTGATGGGGCAGAGAGGGCTGTGCCATCTTGTTCCCGTGGGTTACTGAAGAAGGCCAGGTGCCTGGCCACTGCCCCAAGAGCTGGCTGAGGTGCCATATCTGTCCTCGGGTTAACCCTTCCTATCCCAAAGGCTGTGAATGCAGTCCTGATAGGCTGGATGCTGGTGGTCACAGGAGACCTggttcctctctgctctgcagagaccaCCAGACTATCCGAGTTCACCTCATGCAAGCAAGGCTTAGAGTTaagagcccagggctggggcagacAACGTGACAACACAAAGCTCCACTAGATGTTTTAACAGTCCTTGCAGGATCTGGCAGGGCACAAGCCCTTACAGGGTCTGCAGACTGGTAGGATTTCCTGAGTGTTGCCAGGATGAGCCCCCATCAGGGTGCTGAGCAGTTGTGCCCCAGCAGGAGCGGTGCCCACCATGTGTGGATGACTTCCTCTACATCTGCGATGATGCCTACAATCGGGAAGAGCTCATTGCTATGGAGATGAGCATCCTCAGCACCCTCAAGTTTGACATAAACATCCCCATCCCATACCGGTTCCTGCGACGCTTTGCCAAGGTGggtgcagcaggagggcaggctGGTGTTGAGGTGCCTCCAGGCACCCCTTACGTTGgctccctgggctggtggaGCACACCCCTGGGGCCCTGGgctcccagctggcagccaagcGGAGTTTGGccagccacccccccacccccccacccccccccaaacagaGTTGAGGGGTGG of the Falco naumanni isolate bFalNau1 chromosome 14, bFalNau1.pat, whole genome shotgun sequence genome contains:
- the CCNB3 gene encoding G2/mitotic-specific cyclin-B3, with product MSSRNAKMLTTRQLCTGKVGSAAENANPEKEENCQAKRSPSSPQGGPKKRSAFGDITNAHKNHGVAGKKEAVKVAPHKAQRAHAALGVAKNNEINLKKSLKKTPPREAPTEPKTDHVPAETAPVQVPAVEDIDKEQLGDPYANAEYAKDIFEYMRGREEKFMLPDYMEKQPDISRDMRAILVDWMVEVQENFELNHETLYLAVKLVDHYLVEVVSMRDKLQLIGSTAILIASKFEERCPPCVDDFLYICDDAYNREELIAMEMSILSTLKFDINIPIPYRFLRRFAKCAHATMETLTLARFLCEMTLQEYDYAQESPSKLAASCLLLALTMKNLGGWTPTLEYYSGYRSQDLHPLVKRLNFLLTYQPQDNLKAVRTKYSHRVFFEVAKVTPMDMLKLEEVLKSC